In a single window of the Nicotiana tomentosiformis chromosome 10, ASM39032v3, whole genome shotgun sequence genome:
- the LOC138900004 gene encoding uncharacterized protein, translating to MGSMSYLQPEKSGIAHDIHQIASLGVQLLDSGDNGITIQDTITSSLVTEVKGHQYEDHVLAHYRDTTPQKEKTPFEILEDGVLRYRGRLCVPNLAGLRRQVMGETHYSRYSIHPGATKMYRDIREIYWWDGMKKDIAEFVA from the coding sequence atgggtagcatgtcatatttacaaccagagaagagtgggatagcccatgacATTCATCAgatagctagtcttggagttcaattgctggactcaggtgataatggaattactattcaggacacgataacatcctctttagtaactgaagtgaagggaCACCAGTACGAGGATCATGTGTTAGCTCATTATAGGGAtacaacccctcagaaggagaagacaccatttgagattttagaagatggggtcctcagatatcgaggacgattatgtgtccctaatctTGCGGGGCTGcgtcggcaggttatgggagaaactcactattctcgttattctatccatccaggagcaacaaaaaTGTATCgtgatatcagggaaatatattggtgggacggaatgaaaaaggatatagcggagtttgttgcttag